A region of Subdoligranulum variabile DNA encodes the following proteins:
- a CDS encoding sigma-E processing peptidase SpoIIGA, whose product MKTVIYLDVLLLVNFLAAYFLLLGAGLLSGQRAGFVRLLLGSGAAALSSLVLFAPEQAYPVQILYKIFTALIITAITFGWHNKRRLITEACWYAALNIALAGLVMLIILQTGTKILQTGNLAVYLRVSPLLLVILSGLCCAAVEIGSRCFTKHKPVLETVGLEMELGGLLIRLRGVLDTGCHLTDPITCLPVLVVSFPDAKDRLPQPVREFLRAWFAGDAPGEPPPGTRLRLIPCNTASSHSLLPGFAVNGIGMITPHGVLGLGRSAVAFAPQSFGSDRYEALYGNDFL is encoded by the coding sequence TTGAAAACGGTCATCTATCTGGACGTGCTGCTGCTCGTTAATTTCCTTGCAGCTTATTTTTTGCTGTTGGGGGCCGGCCTGCTCAGTGGTCAGCGCGCCGGCTTCGTCCGCCTGCTTCTGGGAAGTGGTGCAGCGGCCCTGTCGTCTCTGGTTCTTTTTGCGCCGGAACAAGCCTACCCGGTTCAAATCCTGTACAAAATTTTCACGGCACTGATCATCACCGCCATTACCTTTGGATGGCACAACAAACGCCGGCTTATCACCGAAGCCTGTTGGTATGCGGCACTCAATATTGCACTGGCCGGCCTTGTGATGCTTATCATTCTGCAAACCGGCACAAAAATACTGCAGACAGGAAATCTTGCCGTTTACCTGCGTGTTTCTCCTCTGCTGCTCGTGATCCTGTCTGGCCTTTGCTGCGCGGCGGTAGAAATCGGATCCCGCTGCTTTACCAAACACAAACCTGTATTGGAAACCGTCGGTCTGGAGATGGAACTTGGCGGGTTGCTCATTCGTCTGCGCGGAGTCCTTGATACCGGCTGTCACCTGACAGATCCTATCACCTGTTTGCCGGTGCTCGTGGTAAGTTTTCCGGACGCAAAAGACCGCCTTCCGCAGCCGGTCCGGGAATTTCTTCGGGCTTGGTTTGCAGGCGATGCACCGGGGGAGCCCCCACCCGGTACACGACTTCGATTAATCCCGTGCAACACGGCATCTTCCCACAGCCTTCTGCCGGGATTTGCTGTAAATGGCATCGGTATGATTACTCCGCACGGCGTCCTTGGGTTAGGGCGTAGCGCCGTAGCGTTTGCTCCGCAGTCTTTTGGAAGTGACCGCTATGAAGCACTGTATGGGAACGATTTTTTGTGA
- a CDS encoding endonuclease MutS2 yields MDTAYKTTLELDKIIARAVQLCACQETKEMMRGLEPCATPEDERFALSQTNAVNSLLIKNGSPRFGRVSEVRRITAHAQKGGILSMGELLEIAATLRNFAGLSQWYGLSEHEMLPTDDLFYALAPQPVLEKQISESILSPEEMADTASVTLHDLRRKIRQTEDSIRTKLDNIIKNSTTNKFLQDAVVSLRNGRYVVPVRAEYRGEVGGVIHDVSSTGATIFVEPTAVVEANARIMQLRAQEQEEITRILSAFSAQVGSLEPQFSYSYEAMLQIDLLLAKARLAVEQNAFMPTVSDTVYFRLNRARHPLIDKKQVVPVDIALGEEYDTLVITGPNTGGKTVSIKTAGLLNAMAQHGFLIPAHESSVVCNFREYLVDIGDEQSIEQSLSTFSGHMKRISGILQLAGHGTLTLIDELGAGTDPAEGAALAVSILEQLRRQGSLLMATTHYAELKVYALETPGVVNASCEFNVETLMPTYKLSVGVPGKSNAFLISAKLGIPQEIIDAARNHMSNDDKRLDSVLAQLDDLKLQLKGAQDEAEKARYEAEHALESAEKKREELIEQGKRELEDARRQAHELMQQVQNEAYNLTDELRRIQKDEKTSAAQRAVRAREIARKDTETLLKRTDAKPVPKKFVPLKEVQIGQEVVIAELNQLATVTARPDRDGMVEVRAGIMKTKVPLTGLRAPDKMEKRPQREPRRSSTRVQLDKNRKTSMELNLLGYTVEEALAEVDKFLDSGMLRGQQTLYIIHGNGTGALRSAIQKHLRTHKAVKSFRLGRYGEGESGVTVVELK; encoded by the coding sequence ATGGATACCGCTTATAAAACCACCCTGGAATTAGATAAGATCATTGCCCGTGCGGTACAACTCTGTGCCTGCCAGGAAACCAAGGAGATGATGCGGGGCCTGGAGCCCTGCGCGACGCCCGAGGATGAACGTTTTGCCCTGTCCCAGACAAACGCCGTCAACTCGTTGCTCATCAAGAACGGCAGCCCCCGGTTCGGCAGAGTATCGGAGGTACGTCGCATCACGGCCCATGCCCAAAAAGGCGGCATTCTTTCTATGGGCGAACTGCTGGAAATCGCTGCGACGCTGCGCAACTTTGCTGGATTGTCTCAATGGTACGGACTGAGCGAACACGAGATGCTGCCCACAGATGATTTGTTTTATGCACTGGCACCGCAGCCGGTGCTGGAGAAACAGATCAGTGAGAGTATTCTTTCTCCGGAGGAAATGGCGGACACTGCCAGCGTTACGCTGCATGATCTGCGCCGCAAGATCCGGCAGACGGAGGATTCTATCCGTACCAAGCTGGACAACATTATAAAGAATTCAACCACCAACAAATTCCTACAAGACGCGGTAGTCTCGCTGCGAAACGGACGGTATGTAGTTCCGGTTCGCGCTGAGTATCGCGGCGAGGTTGGCGGCGTAATCCACGACGTATCTTCGACCGGCGCCACAATTTTCGTGGAACCGACGGCTGTTGTGGAGGCCAATGCGCGGATTATGCAGCTGCGCGCCCAGGAGCAGGAGGAAATCACCCGCATTCTTTCGGCGTTCTCGGCACAGGTCGGTTCGCTGGAGCCGCAGTTCTCCTACAGCTACGAGGCAATGTTGCAGATTGATTTGCTGCTGGCCAAAGCACGGTTGGCGGTGGAGCAGAATGCTTTTATGCCGACTGTCAGTGACACCGTGTACTTCCGGTTGAACCGGGCGCGGCATCCGCTGATTGACAAGAAACAGGTCGTGCCGGTGGATATTGCACTGGGAGAAGAATATGATACCTTGGTGATTACCGGTCCCAATACCGGCGGCAAAACGGTATCCATCAAAACCGCAGGTCTGCTCAATGCCATGGCGCAGCACGGATTTTTGATCCCCGCGCATGAAAGCAGCGTTGTCTGTAATTTCCGGGAATATCTTGTCGATATCGGTGACGAGCAGAGCATCGAGCAAAGCCTCTCCACCTTTTCCGGACACATGAAGCGGATCAGCGGGATTCTTCAGCTTGCCGGTCACGGCACTCTGACGCTGATCGATGAGCTGGGGGCCGGTACCGATCCCGCGGAAGGTGCCGCTTTGGCAGTCAGCATCCTGGAACAACTGCGTCGGCAGGGAAGTCTGCTCATGGCGACAACGCACTATGCGGAATTGAAGGTTTACGCACTGGAAACGCCCGGTGTGGTAAACGCCAGCTGTGAGTTTAATGTAGAGACACTGATGCCGACCTACAAACTCAGTGTAGGTGTCCCCGGCAAGTCCAATGCATTCCTGATCAGCGCCAAATTGGGAATTCCCCAGGAAATCATCGATGCAGCCCGCAACCACATGTCCAACGATGATAAACGCTTGGATAGTGTGCTTGCTCAGTTGGATGATTTGAAGCTGCAGCTGAAGGGAGCACAGGACGAGGCGGAAAAGGCCCGCTACGAGGCGGAACACGCCCTTGAAAGTGCAGAGAAAAAGCGGGAGGAGCTGATTGAACAGGGAAAACGCGAACTGGAAGATGCTCGTCGTCAGGCTCATGAACTGATGCAGCAAGTACAAAATGAGGCCTATAATCTGACCGATGAGCTTCGGCGCATTCAAAAAGACGAAAAAACAAGTGCGGCACAGCGCGCCGTGCGTGCCCGTGAAATTGCACGCAAAGATACCGAGACACTTCTCAAACGCACTGATGCGAAACCGGTCCCCAAAAAGTTTGTTCCGCTTAAAGAAGTGCAGATCGGACAGGAAGTGGTCATTGCGGAGCTCAACCAATTGGCTACTGTCACCGCGCGCCCCGATCGCGATGGCATGGTGGAAGTACGTGCCGGTATTATGAAGACCAAAGTGCCGTTGACTGGTCTTCGTGCTCCTGACAAGATGGAAAAGCGGCCCCAACGGGAGCCCCGTCGCTCCAGCACACGGGTACAACTGGACAAGAACCGCAAGACCAGCATGGAACTGAATCTGCTGGGCTATACCGTCGAGGAGGCCTTGGCAGAAGTAGACAAGTTTCTGGATAGTGGCATGCTGCGCGGTCAGCAGACGCTGTATATTATCCATGGCAATGGCACTGGAGCCCTGCGCAGTGCCATTCAGAAACACCTTCGAACCCACAAAGCGGTCAAAAGTTTCCGCCTTGGCCGCTACGGCGAAGGGGAAAGCGGCGTCACCGTCGTGGAACTGAAATAA
- the recO gene encoding DNA repair protein RecO, whose translation MQIATTGLVLRQVKVGEADQILTLLTPELGVVSASAKGSLRLKNKLFSACGLFCYSEFSLTSGRSHYFVESAQVKKVFHGVSESVEAMSLATYMAEIVLSLSPAPPEADAQLRLLLNSLYMIGLKKLSLRQLKTIYELRAMSMAGYQPNLLACSECGKYEGGEFYFDPVEGNLLCEECADKARHIPNLDTGALYALRHICLAEDRKLFSFTLAPASLKNLSRVSEQYVLAHLEHGLKSLDFLKTVLE comes from the coding sequence ATGCAGATCGCAACGACAGGCCTGGTATTGCGCCAAGTCAAAGTGGGAGAGGCCGATCAGATCCTGACGTTGCTGACTCCTGAGCTTGGCGTTGTATCTGCTTCTGCAAAAGGAAGCCTTCGGCTGAAAAACAAACTGTTCAGTGCATGCGGGTTATTCTGCTATTCGGAATTCAGCCTGACAAGTGGACGAAGCCATTATTTTGTGGAATCCGCCCAGGTAAAAAAGGTGTTCCATGGCGTATCGGAAAGTGTGGAAGCCATGAGTCTTGCAACGTACATGGCAGAGATCGTGCTTTCTCTTTCACCTGCGCCGCCGGAAGCAGATGCTCAATTGCGGCTGCTCCTCAACAGTCTGTACATGATCGGACTGAAAAAGCTGTCGCTGCGCCAGCTCAAAACAATTTACGAGCTTCGGGCTATGAGCATGGCCGGCTATCAGCCCAATTTGCTGGCCTGTTCTGAGTGCGGCAAATATGAGGGCGGTGAGTTCTATTTTGACCCTGTAGAGGGAAACCTTCTGTGCGAGGAGTGTGCCGACAAAGCGCGTCACATCCCCAATCTGGATACCGGTGCGCTGTATGCGCTGCGCCATATCTGTCTGGCTGAAGACCGCAAATTGTTTTCCTTCACACTGGCACCTGCCAGCCTGAAGAATTTGTCCCGCGTCAGTGAACAGTATGTGTTGGCACATCTTGAACATGGGCTGAAAAGCCTGGATTTTTTGAAGACTGTACTCGAATAA
- the era gene encoding GTPase Era, which produces MAKPIPEMPSSVFVALVGRPNVGKSSLTNYLVGEKVAIVTKKPQTTRSRITGVITKGPVQYVLMDTPGIHKAHNKLDARMTQTAAASLKDVDVTMMLFEPEGELTDSELTMIKALQKGGPAIAVINKVDLLDSFAALEQRKRQVADFRCFDAVVTVSAKDGTGCEELFTLLKPYGNEGPHYFDDDAFTDMPEKELVAELVREKALLFMRDEIPHGIAVVVERFKERPDKDLIDIDVDIYCERKSHKGMIIGKGGQMLKKIASAARMDIEELLGVKVNLQCWVKVREDWRDNENLLNTLGFAKP; this is translated from the coding sequence ATGGCAAAACCAATTCCTGAAATGCCCAGCAGCGTATTCGTGGCACTGGTAGGACGTCCCAATGTTGGCAAATCCAGCCTGACCAATTATCTGGTAGGGGAAAAGGTCGCCATCGTTACGAAAAAACCGCAGACCACCCGCAGCCGGATTACCGGTGTTATTACGAAGGGGCCTGTGCAATATGTTCTTATGGATACCCCCGGCATCCACAAAGCACATAATAAGCTGGATGCCCGCATGACACAGACAGCGGCCGCCAGCCTCAAGGATGTAGATGTGACAATGATGCTCTTCGAACCGGAGGGAGAACTGACGGATTCTGAGCTTACCATGATCAAGGCTCTGCAAAAAGGTGGCCCGGCGATTGCTGTCATCAACAAAGTGGACTTGCTGGACAGCTTTGCCGCCTTGGAACAGCGCAAGCGTCAGGTTGCTGATTTTCGATGCTTTGACGCGGTGGTCACTGTTTCAGCCAAAGATGGAACCGGCTGTGAAGAGCTGTTTACACTTCTCAAGCCCTATGGCAACGAAGGTCCCCATTATTTTGATGATGATGCTTTCACCGACATGCCGGAGAAAGAACTCGTAGCTGAGCTCGTACGGGAAAAGGCCCTTTTGTTCATGCGTGATGAAATTCCTCACGGGATTGCAGTCGTGGTGGAACGGTTCAAGGAGCGCCCAGACAAAGATCTTATTGACATCGATGTCGATATCTATTGCGAACGAAAGAGCCATAAAGGAATGATTATCGGCAAGGGCGGCCAGATGCTCAAAAAAATTGCATCGGCAGCCCGGATGGATATAGAAGAACTCCTGGGGGTGAAAGTCAATCTGCAATGCTGGGTGAAGGTCCGGGAAGACTGGCGTGACAACGAAAATCTCCTGAATACGCTGGGCTTCGCCAAGCCTTGA
- a CDS encoding diacylglycerol kinase translates to MKSEIKRFGRGFVYAWNGIRAAVQEERNFRFHLCAACYVVVFSVLAQLSAVEWALIALCIVAVLGMELMNSAVERAVDKPDTTHWWSAGAAKDMAAGAVLVVALGALVVGGCLLVPRLDRITQAFLDAPMIGGICLFALIPAYFFIFRYHSATQKGETTNGKTNS, encoded by the coding sequence ATGAAGTCTGAGATCAAACGCTTTGGCCGTGGGTTTGTCTACGCCTGGAACGGAATCCGGGCAGCGGTACAGGAAGAACGCAATTTCAGGTTTCATCTTTGTGCCGCTTGTTATGTGGTCGTTTTTAGTGTACTGGCCCAGCTGTCCGCCGTGGAATGGGCATTGATTGCCTTGTGTATTGTGGCGGTGCTGGGGATGGAACTGATGAATTCCGCGGTGGAACGAGCTGTGGACAAGCCGGACACCACCCATTGGTGGAGCGCCGGAGCTGCCAAAGATATGGCCGCCGGTGCGGTTCTGGTTGTTGCGTTGGGAGCTTTGGTGGTTGGTGGATGCCTTTTGGTGCCGCGGCTGGATCGGATCACCCAGGCTTTTCTCGATGCCCCTATGATCGGCGGCATATGCCTGTTCGCCTTGATTCCTGCTTATTTCTTTATTTTCCGATATCATTCCGCAACACAGAAAGGTGAAACAACGAATGGCAAAACCAATTCCTGA
- the ybeY gene encoding rRNA maturation RNase YbeY has translation MSNKVLITNDQNVVKIPSGLRILIRRSCNAVLDFEKFEGSAEISVTFVDNHRIHELNKQYRDKDSATDVLSFPMGENGEYDIDEDNGCKILGDIVISMERAMEQAELYGHSLQREVAYLTVHSMLHLLGYDHEASGLEAVRMREKEEAVLIKLGLPRTVSYTSDEV, from the coding sequence ATGTCCAATAAGGTGCTGATTACCAACGATCAGAATGTTGTCAAGATTCCGTCCGGACTGCGAATCCTCATTCGGCGCAGCTGCAACGCAGTTTTGGACTTTGAAAAATTTGAAGGTTCCGCAGAAATCAGTGTTACATTCGTGGACAACCATCGGATTCATGAACTGAACAAGCAGTATCGAGACAAGGATTCCGCCACCGATGTACTGAGCTTTCCTATGGGTGAAAACGGCGAATATGATATTGACGAGGATAATGGCTGCAAAATCCTTGGTGACATTGTGATCTCTATGGAGCGCGCCATGGAGCAGGCCGAACTGTACGGTCACAGCCTGCAGCGGGAAGTGGCCTACCTGACCGTGCATTCCATGCTTCACCTGTTGGGATACGATCATGAAGCCAGCGGTCTGGAGGCTGTCCGGATGCGGGAAAAGGAGGAGGCGGTGCTGATCAAGCTGGGCTTGCCCCGTACCGTTTCGTACACCAGCGATGAAGTCTGA
- a CDS encoding PhoH family protein, producing MAERSIELDSIELAAAIFGNCDQNIHLLEKEFGVTAVCRGSELKFTGAEKDVTAAAHAVDGMVTLMQNHTPLEEQTVRYCISLARDGEEKRLRELTDDFVAVTAKGRPIHPKTLGQREYLAAIRKHAITFGVGPAGTGKTYLAVAMAVKAFKSKDVSRIILTRPAVEAGEKLGFLPGDLQNKVDPYLRPLYDGLFDLLGAETFQKLFEKQIIEVAPLAYMRGRTLDDAFIILDEAQNTTPEQMKMFLTRMGVGSKVVVTGDITQVDLPDKVRSGLVDALQVLQDVDGIAQVRLTEKDVVRHRLVQQIVKAYEKAAERSAKQ from the coding sequence TTGGCAGAGCGATCCATTGAATTGGACAGCATTGAACTGGCAGCCGCCATTTTTGGTAACTGTGATCAAAACATCCATCTTTTGGAAAAAGAGTTCGGCGTCACTGCCGTATGCCGTGGTTCGGAGTTGAAGTTTACCGGTGCGGAGAAAGATGTGACTGCAGCGGCCCACGCAGTGGACGGCATGGTCACATTGATGCAGAATCACACGCCGTTGGAGGAGCAAACCGTCCGGTACTGCATTAGCCTTGCGCGGGACGGAGAGGAAAAACGCCTGCGCGAATTGACCGACGATTTTGTGGCTGTTACCGCAAAAGGCCGACCGATTCATCCTAAAACACTGGGGCAGCGGGAGTACTTGGCTGCCATCCGCAAACATGCCATCACGTTCGGGGTGGGGCCAGCCGGCACGGGCAAAACCTATTTGGCCGTAGCAATGGCGGTCAAGGCATTTAAATCCAAGGATGTGAGCCGCATTATTCTGACTCGTCCCGCAGTGGAAGCAGGCGAAAAGCTCGGTTTTCTGCCGGGAGACTTGCAGAATAAGGTAGATCCATATCTCCGGCCTTTGTATGATGGCCTGTTTGACCTGCTGGGCGCAGAGACATTTCAAAAATTGTTTGAAAAACAGATCATTGAGGTTGCGCCGCTGGCATATATGCGAGGACGTACGTTGGATGATGCCTTTATCATTCTGGATGAGGCTCAGAACACCACCCCGGAGCAGATGAAAATGTTCCTGACACGCATGGGTGTTGGCAGTAAAGTGGTTGTAACCGGTGACATCACTCAGGTGGACTTGCCGGATAAAGTCCGCAGCGGTCTTGTGGACGCATTGCAGGTATTACAGGATGTGGATGGCATTGCCCAGGTACGCCTGACGGAAAAAGACGTGGTGCGTCACCGTCTGGTGCAGCAGATCGTAAAAGCTTATGAAAAGGCGGCCGAACGTTCGGCCAAACAATAA
- a CDS encoding sporulation protein YqfD has translation MRHRLWRADRIRFRIQGRDPQRYINRVISQGVQLDHIQWETNGCIAQGFGRDYATLHTMAVQGKWQFSVLQRHGPGRFGEATIARPGLIVGVILFILLLNLLHRFVWVIDFGALGGDASERMRILLEECGIYEGALLQEDALENAQTLALQQSDLFGWVSLNFTGGCLFVESTEAQDQMIKGEPELRPLYAKTGGVVTAVQAESGFACVVPGQTVTEGQLLVDTVRLDRDGREISQGASGKILAECEMTFSASEELEQTSAVLEPEKFSKNTLYFLGGTWHFQSHENHTAGDSVIEWLPLRFGRLSLPGCICSETVWKREVQTIYYTPKQAEALARRDCRRQLLDTFPDAEILAERCVLQTASDSVTAEVTYQFCANIAFSQQ, from the coding sequence ATGAGGCATAGACTATGGAGGGCGGACCGCATCCGTTTTCGGATTCAGGGAAGGGATCCGCAGCGCTATATAAACCGCGTTATTTCTCAAGGTGTGCAGCTCGATCACATCCAATGGGAAACAAATGGTTGCATCGCACAGGGGTTCGGACGGGACTATGCCACGCTGCATACGATGGCCGTACAGGGAAAATGGCAGTTTTCCGTTCTGCAGCGTCATGGCCCGGGACGTTTTGGGGAAGCCACTATCGCCCGCCCCGGGCTTATCGTTGGCGTAATTTTGTTTATCCTGCTGCTGAATCTGTTGCATCGCTTTGTTTGGGTCATAGATTTTGGAGCTTTGGGGGGAGATGCTTCGGAACGGATGCGTATTCTTCTCGAAGAATGCGGCATTTATGAGGGGGCGCTTTTGCAGGAAGATGCGTTAGAAAATGCACAGACGCTGGCCTTGCAGCAAAGCGACCTGTTCGGATGGGTGAGCCTGAACTTCACGGGAGGCTGTCTTTTCGTAGAAAGCACCGAAGCGCAAGATCAGATGATCAAGGGCGAGCCGGAGCTGCGCCCACTGTACGCCAAAACAGGCGGTGTGGTCACCGCCGTACAAGCTGAAAGCGGTTTTGCCTGCGTAGTTCCCGGTCAAACGGTAACAGAGGGGCAATTGTTGGTGGATACCGTCCGGCTGGACCGGGACGGGCGGGAAATTTCTCAAGGAGCCAGCGGGAAGATTCTGGCAGAGTGTGAGATGACCTTTTCCGCTTCTGAAGAGCTGGAACAAACGTCCGCAGTGTTGGAACCCGAAAAGTTCTCCAAAAATACTTTGTACTTTCTGGGCGGAACTTGGCATTTCCAATCTCATGAGAATCACACAGCGGGGGACAGTGTTATCGAATGGTTGCCGCTGCGGTTTGGGCGCCTGAGTCTGCCAGGATGCATTTGCAGCGAAACCGTATGGAAGCGGGAGGTACAAACAATTTACTATACGCCGAAACAAGCAGAGGCGTTAGCACGCAGAGACTGCCGTCGCCAACTTTTAGATACTTTTCCAGACGCAGAAATCCTGGCAGAGCGTTGTGTACTCCAAACCGCTTCCGATTCGGTAACGGCAGAAGTAACCTACCAATTTTGTGCCAATATTGCATTTTCGCAGCAATAG
- a CDS encoding YabP/YqfC family sporulation protein translates to MKLRKKRLHNVTHDRASVHDLLSQPPADFYRLPEFALRGGYLTTEGCRKVLDFQPEKICLDMGNFLVTFYGAELRIESLNGKRLILAGQIRDISFRGKWEEPSHEA, encoded by the coding sequence ATGAAACTCCGTAAAAAGAGACTCCATAATGTAACCCATGACAGGGCGAGCGTTCATGATCTTCTGTCGCAGCCACCTGCAGATTTCTATCGTCTGCCGGAGTTTGCTCTGCGTGGAGGATATCTCACTACCGAAGGATGCCGCAAGGTTCTGGACTTCCAGCCGGAGAAAATCTGCCTGGATATGGGAAACTTTCTGGTAACATTTTATGGAGCAGAACTGCGAATAGAATCCTTGAACGGCAAAAGATTGATTCTGGCAGGACAGATTCGGGATATCTCATTCCGCGGCAAATGGGAGGAGCCATCGCATGAGGCATAG
- a CDS encoding ATP-grasp domain-containing protein: protein MNFILVSPNFPETFRWFAIRLKENGVNVLGLGDAPYDELHSDLREALTEYYRLDDLGDYDAMVRAVGYFTFRYGKIDWIESNNEYWLEMDAALRTAFNITTGPKSAEIHGWKSKLAMKETYQQAGIPCARCIPVTTRRAAFAFVKEVGYPVVVKPDNGVGANATYRLEQDADVENFFAALPQVPYVMEEYVPGVVTTYDGICDSQGKVLFAVSHITPNSIMDMVNKGVPTYYYINDHVPADVEQIGRKALQAFGVTRRFFHLEFFRLTQNKPGLGSKGTLLGLEVNMRPAGGFTTEMINYGQSVDVYQIYADMVAHDTSRHTYIGPKRFCVYVGRRTQVRYAYSLEQLCISCGEHLCRVGKMPPALAGAMGDEWMICCYDKKPEIDQFVRKAFLLPHKVKR, encoded by the coding sequence ATGAATTTCATTCTGGTTTCCCCCAATTTCCCCGAGACTTTCCGTTGGTTTGCGATTCGTCTGAAAGAAAACGGCGTAAATGTTTTGGGACTTGGGGATGCGCCCTATGACGAGCTTCATTCGGATCTTCGGGAAGCCTTGACGGAATACTACCGTCTGGATGACCTGGGAGATTATGACGCCATGGTTCGTGCGGTGGGGTATTTCACCTTCCGCTACGGAAAGATTGACTGGATTGAATCCAATAACGAGTATTGGTTGGAGATGGACGCAGCCCTGCGAACTGCCTTCAACATTACAACTGGCCCAAAATCCGCGGAAATTCACGGTTGGAAAAGCAAACTGGCCATGAAGGAAACCTACCAGCAGGCGGGCATTCCTTGCGCACGGTGCATTCCAGTTACGACCCGAAGAGCCGCCTTCGCTTTTGTGAAAGAGGTTGGATATCCGGTGGTCGTAAAACCCGATAATGGTGTCGGCGCCAACGCCACCTATCGGCTGGAGCAGGATGCTGATGTAGAGAATTTTTTTGCTGCGCTTCCGCAGGTTCCCTACGTAATGGAAGAATATGTCCCAGGTGTTGTCACAACCTACGACGGCATCTGCGATTCCCAGGGCAAGGTGCTCTTCGCCGTCAGCCATATTACGCCCAATTCCATCATGGATATGGTCAACAAAGGCGTTCCCACTTACTACTATATAAACGATCACGTTCCTGCGGATGTTGAGCAGATCGGGCGTAAAGCGCTGCAGGCCTTCGGCGTAACCCGCCGCTTTTTCCATCTTGAGTTTTTCCGCCTGACACAGAATAAACCCGGTCTGGGCTCTAAAGGAACCCTGCTTGGGTTGGAAGTCAATATGCGGCCTGCTGGCGGTTTTACAACAGAGATGATCAATTACGGGCAAAGTGTGGATGTTTATCAGATCTATGCTGACATGGTGGCCCACGATACCAGCAGACATACATATATCGGCCCCAAACGGTTCTGCGTTTATGTGGGACGCCGCACACAAGTACGGTATGCTTATTCTTTAGAACAGTTGTGTATATCCTGCGGTGAGCACCTTTGCCGAGTAGGAAAAATGCCGCCTGCATTGGCCGGCGCTATGGGCGACGAATGGATGATTTGTTGCTATGACAAAAAGCCGGAAATAGATCAGTTTGTCCGTAAGGCTTTTCTGCTCCCCCATAAAGTGAAACGGTAA